In Prochlorococcus marinus XMU1406, the genomic stretch TTAGCAATAACAGTTCTTTTCCCTCTTTTGGCTGCTGACGTTTCTTGGGGTGAATTAAGTCCGCTTGGCTGGGGAGGGTTTGTTTGCGTTTTTATGTTGATGGTAATTGTTCGTCCTATTTCTATATCGATAGCAACAATTGGAAGAGAATTGAACTTAAAAGAAAAAATATTTTTAGCCTGGTTAGCCCCAAGAGGTATTGTTACTGCAGCGGTAGCTTCTCTTTTTTCTATCAGATTGGAGCAGGCTGGTATCCTAGGGGCTGGCCGTCTCCAAGGTTTAGTTTTTCTTACTATATTGATGACAGTAGGAATTCAAGGCCTTTCAGCTAAACCTTTGGCGAATAGGCTTGAATTAGGCAAAAAAAATAATTTAGGTTGATTTAAGACATCTTTCAATTCTAGATATATCAGTTTTATTCTCTGAGAAAAGCTCCCAGCTTTGAATTAAATCCGGCCCACATAGAGATCCAAAAAAGGCTACTCTTAATGATTTCATTAATATACCTTTTTTAACATTATGGATTTTTGAGATTTCATTTATTATTTCTTTTGCTTTATCTTTATCTAGTTTTATAGTATTTTGCTCAATTAAATAATTTAAGATTAATTTTAGAGATTGTTTGCTATCATTATTTTTCAGAAAATCTTGACCTTCTTTTTGAATTGGAGGTATTAAGAAAAATGGTTTTGATTGATCAATGGCATCTTTTAAAAGAGTCATAGAGTCTCTAAGCAAAATTGCTAATTTATAAGCCCAATCTTGAGACGGCGGCAACCAACCATTATCATCCCAGTATTTTTTAATGATCTCAGTTAATTTTATTGATTCCATATTTTTTATATATTGAGAATTAATCCAATTAAGTTTTTCCCAACTGAATTTAGCTCCAGCTTTATTTATGTCTGATAAGTCAAAAATTTCAGATATCTCATCAAGTGAAAGTATTTCTCTGTCAGCAGATTTTGGAGACCAACCTAAAAAGGCCATATAGTTCGATAAGGCCTCTGGTAAATATCCCATATCTCTAAATTCATCGATTGAAGTAACGCAATCTCTCTTAGATAATTTTTTTCCTGCACTATTTAGGATTAGGGGTGTATGTGAAAAAGTTGGCAAATTAAAATTCAATGCTTTATAAATCAATATTTGTTTTGCAGTGTTCGAGATATGGTCTTCACCCCTTACAACATGAGTAATATTCATGAAATTATCATCAACTACAACTGCAAGATTATATAAAGGATCTCCAATCTCATATCCCTTTGCCCTTCTTGATAAAACCAAATCACCACCCAAGTCTTTACCTTGCCATTTGATTTCGCCTCTTATTTGATCTGCCCATTTAATTTCTATTTTTTCATCAATCTTAAACCTTATTACTGAAGTCCTCCCTTGGGATATTAATGTTTCTATTTCTTCTTTTGAAAGACTTCTGTGTCTATTATCGTGCCTTGGAGGTAAACCTTTCTTTTTTTGTTCTTCTCTTAATTTAGAAATTTCATCTTCCGTTGTAAAGCACCTATATGCAGCTCCAGAATCTAATAGCTTTTTAATGAAACTTTTGTGAATCGAAATTCGTTCACTTTGCTTTATAGGTTCTTCATCCCATTTAAGTCCAAGCCATTTTAAGCCCTCTAATATATTTTTTGTATATTTAGATTTAGATCGAAGAAAATCTGTATCTTCTATTCTGATAAGAAATTTTCCGCCTATTTTTTGAGCATACAACCAGTTAAATAAAGCTGTTCGCGCTGTCCCAATATGAAATAAACCCGTTGGACTGGGGGCTAGTCTTAAACGTTTTTCCAAATTTCTTTTAGAAAAAACGGGACCGACGGGATTCGAACCCGCAACTTCCGCCGTGACAGGGCGGTGCTCTAACCAGTTGAACTACGGTCCCAGAGTTTTGTTCTAAATTTATTTAGAACTTCATTCTTAAAATTATCAGATCATAATACTTAATTTATGGTGTTGTAATAAAAAAAATTTATTAATTTGAGGATTTACAGAAATAGTTGGTTTTACAGCTACCTTAGTATAAAAAACTATTTATTTTTGAGGTCTAAAACCAGCAGGTTCTATCAACCTAACTTGATTGCCTCTAGCGGTAAATTCTCTTCCTTGGTCACTTTGTACCACAACTCTCCCACCAGACTTAACTCTGATGACTCTTGCACGAACCCATCCTAAAGCTGCTGATTCTAGGACTTTAACTACGTCCCCGGGTTGAAGGTCTAACTCCATCTTATGAAAAATGATTTACATATTGTTGATCAAACGCGTCGTGGAGGACTTGAACCCCCGACATCAGGTTTTGGAGACCTGCGTTCTACCAACTGAACTAACGACGCATTTAGATGATTATAAGCGCCTTTGTGACCAATAGTTGATTAGATTACAACTTTATCGATCAAAGCGTTGTTTTACGCGAGTAGCTTTTCCTACTCTATCTCTCAGATAGAATAACTTAGCTCTTCTTACTTTACCTCTACGTTCAACTTTTAGAGAGGCAACCTGTGGACTATGTAGCATAAATACTCTTTCAACACCTATACCCTGAAAAATTCTTCTAACTGTAATAGTCTGGTTAATACCTCCATGCCTTTTTGCTATGACAACACCTTCATAAGGTTGAACTCTTTCTTTATTACCTTCTGTAATTTTTACTCCAACTTTAACAGTATCCCCAACATAAATTTCAGGTAATTCTTTTTTTAATTGTTCGTTCTCAAATTCCTTAATTAGATTGGACGGGCTTAAGGTTAGGGTAGTTTCAGAAACCATTTCCCCCCCTTCTTGTTCAACTGCTACATCAACCGATGCGTCAGCCTCAATACCGGTTTCTAATTCCTTCTCTTGTTTCTCTTTGGCCATTTGGGTCTTTTTTATCCTACAAGTTCTATATCTTAACCTTTTGACTCGCCTTTAGTAACCTTTTTGGTAAATGAAATTGTTTTTGAAAACATTTGGAATCCCGTTATGAGCATCCATAAAACTCCAAGGGAATTCAATATTACGTATATAAGTTCTCCATTATCTCCAAGCCATTCGCCCTCATGGAGAGACATTAACCAATGAACTTGTTCTCTAGAGTACCCTAATAAATCTTTTGAAACCCTATAAAGAAGACCGGTAATTGAGGATATAAATAATGGAAGAAAAACCCAGGGCGCCAAAGCCTTATGAAATTGCCTAGAATTAAATAAATTTTTCATTTTTGTTTCTTTCCTATTGTTACTGATAGATTTAAGATAGCCAAGAGAATAATGGCTATTTTGAAGATATTTTTCTACTATTATTATTTATTCCAATGAGACATTTTGCAGATCTTTTGTTAAATAAAAATAATTCCAAGGGTAATGATCAAGTTCCTTTTATTCAGAGAAGAAGAGGAATTGAAATAAAGTCTTCACGTGAAATAAATTTGATGAAAAAATCTAGCAGGATTGTAGCAACTGTTTTGAGGGAAATTAATGACTTAATTAAACCTGGAATGAGTACTAAAGATTTAGATGATTTTGCAGAAAAGAGGATAAGAAGTTTTGGAGCTGTGCCAAGTTTTAAGGGCTACCATGGTTTCCCTTCAAGTATTTGTTCAAGTATCAATAATGAGGTAGTTCATGGAATACCAAATAAAAATAAAATAATTAAAAATGGTGACTTAGTTAAAATTGATACAGGAGCATATTTAGATGGCTTCCATGGAGATAGTTGTATATCAATTTGTGTGGGAGAAGTTAGTCCAAAGGCTCAAAATCTTAGTGATGTAGCCTATAAAGCATTGTATGCAGGGCTTTCGAAAATCAGAGCAGGGAATACACTTTTAGATGTAGCTGGGGAAATCGAAGATATTGTTTTAAAAAATGGTTTTAGTGTTGTGGAAGACTATACAGGTCATGGAGTAGGAAGAAATCTTCATGAAGAACCATCTGTATTTAATTTTCGGACCAAAGAATTGCCCAACGTCGTCCTTCGTGAAGGAATGACATTAGCTGTGGAACCTATTGTTAATGAAGGGACTAAATTTTGCAAAACATTAAATGATAAATGGACCGTAATAACAAAAGATGGAAAATTATCGGCTCAATGGGAGCATACAATAGTTGTTTTAAAAGATGGTATTGAAATATTGACAGATAGAGATTTCTAGACACTATGATTTGTACTTGTAGATAATTTGACAATACAAAAAATTAAAAAACTCTTTCAATGGAAAAACTATGTAGGTAAGAGGGTTAGGACTAACTATTATTAAATATTTTTTTGAATTGGCTAAATTATAAATTTTTTTAGAAACAAATTTGGGACTCATTATTCCGATGGGATTTAGTTCTGATTTAAAAGGCCCTAAGATGATTTTTTTTATTATTAATTTGTTCTTTGTATTTTGATCCAGAAGATTTTTTTTGAAAGAAACTAATTGACCAATAAGGGATTTACTAATCTCATATGAAGGATTTAGGGCTGGGAATATTTCTGCTTCAGATGTGTTTATCCAAATCTCTTTTTTTATTAATGAATCATTGGTTAGAGCAATATCTTCAAATAAATTTAAAAATTTGAATTTGCTTAATGCATTTATCTCTATTGAGTTTTCATAATTGGAATTTGCTCTACTCAAATCATAGATACCATGGTTCAAAATTAAAATGTCTATCTTTTCTAATTGTTTTTTTAATAAAGCCTCTTTCCCACATTCCCATTTAATCCATTCGTTTGGAGATTCAAGATTTATTTCATAATTAGTTTTACTATGAGTAAATCCAATCACTTTATATCCTTTTTGACGAAACAACTTTGTTAATTCTTTCCCTAGCGCACCTGAGGCTCCAGTAATTCCTATAGTTTTTTCGTTGTTGGGTGAATTTATCATTTTGCTTGATTTTTTATGAGATACCAAAGAATTAAAATAAATTTACCAAAAAAAAGAATATTTATTTTTTTATTTGGTTAAAACTCATAAATAAATATTTGTTTAGTTCTGAAAAAAATATTATCTTGAACCTATTGATAAATAATTTTACTAATTATGAGCGATATATTATTAATTGGTTCATGTGAGCCATTTAGTGGTAAGTCTGCAATGGTTCTTGGGATAGCAAAAAAACTTTTACAGAAGAAAAAAAAAGTACGTATAGGAAAACCGCTAGCAACATGTATTGAACTTACTAATCTTCCTTCAATGTCTTATGAAGGATTAATAGATGATGATGTCAAGTTTATTGGATCAACTTTAAATATCGAAGAGGAGAATTTAATTTCTTCAGTAGGATTATTGGATAATATTTCAGCTGAAAAAAGAATCTTCAATAAAGACTTACTCCCAGGAAAAGGTTTTGATCAGATTGAAGAATTGGTTAATGATGATTTTGAAGGCCTGAATATTTTAGAGGCAGCTGGAAGTCTTCATGAAGGTATGATTTATGGCTTAAGTCTGCAACAACTAGCAAAGGATTTAGATGCGAAAGTTTTAATTGTGAATTTATGGGAAGATTGTAAAAGTGTGGATGCATTACTTGATGCGAAAAAACAATTGGGTGAGAAATTGGCTGGAGTTGTATTGAACGGAGTTTTGCCGCAAGAAGTCGAAAAAGTTAAAAATGAAATAGTCCCTTCTCTTAAAGATCTTGATATTGAAGTTTTTGGGGTGATGCCTAAATCACCACTTCTAAGAAGTGTCACCGTCGGTGAGCTTGTAAGAAGACTAGATGCCCAAGTGATTTGTTGTCCTGAAAAAGATCAATTACTTGTTGAGACATTAAGTATTGGTGCAATGGGGGTGAATTCTGCAATGGAATTTTTTAGGAGAAGACGAAATATGGCTGTAGTTACTGGAGCTGATAGAACTGATATCCAACTCGCTGCTTTGGAGGCTTCGACTCAATGCCTGATCCTAACTGGCTTAGGAGACCCTTTGTCACAATTAATTCATAGAGCGGAGGAATTGGAGGTCCCAATTTTAAAGGTGGAATTAGATACTCTTTCCACAGTAGAAATTATTGAACAAGCTTTTGGTCATGTCAGGATTCATGAATCAATTAAAGCGTCTTATGCTATTCAATTAGTTCAAGAGCATGTAAATCTAAAAAGAATTCTCGAAAAGATAGATTTTCCCTGCAATTTTTCAGATAAATGCTAATTTCAAATATAGGAACTTTATTATTTTGAGTCGCTCTCTAGATCTACCAGCAACTGAAGGTGTTGATGCCTTAGCTCAAGAACTTGCAAAACTCCAAGATAATGGGAAAAGGAGAATTGCTTTTTTAGGTACTAGACATGTACCGGTTGTTGATATCCACTTAATTGAGCTGATAGCAAGGTCTTTAGCAGAGGAAGGACATAATATCCTTACTTCTGGATCTCAAGGTGTCAATGCAGCGGTTATTCGAGCTGTCTTAGATATTAATCCATCATTATTAACTGTCTTATTGCCACAAAGTCTTGATAGACAAATACCGGAAATAAAGGAACAACTTGAGAGGGTTATGCATTTGGTTGAAAAAAGTGAAAATGATGAATTACCTTTGCCACTTGCAAGCAGTCTTTGCAATCAGGAAATAATTACTAGGTGCGATCAATTAATATGCTTTGCCTTTCACGATAGTGAAACTTTGCTAAATAGTTGTAGATGCGCGGAAGAAATGGGGAAAGTGGTTAGTTTGTTATTTTTTGATTAAATTAATCCATTTTCCCTTATTAAAAGATGATTTATGCTAATAATATTTAGCGTTAAACAAATTTACTATGGCAGAAAGTTTTTCATTTGATGTAGTTTCTGATTTTGATAGACAGGAATTAGTCAACACTTTGGATCAAGTAAAAAGAGAAATTTCACAACGTTATGATCTGAAGGGTACAGACACTTCAGTTGATTTAGATAAAGAAAATATTATAATAATCACTAACAGCGAGTTAACCTTAAATGCTGTTAATGACATAATTAGACAAAAGGCAATAAAAAGAAACTTATCTTTAAAAATATTTGACTACGGTGAAATTGAAATTGTTAGTGGTAATAGAATAAAACAGACAATTTTATTAAAGCAAGGAATTAAGCAAGAAATTGCAAAAAAAATCAGTAAAAACATTAGAGATCAAATAAAAAAAATTAATGTCAGCATCAATGGAGAAACACTCAGAGTTGCTAGTAAGAGCAAAAATGATCTTCAATTAGCAATTAAGCTTGTTTGTGAGTTGGAAGAGTCTTTTAATATTCCTCTAAAAGCAAATAACTTTAGATAAGATCTTTAATAAGATTATTTTAAAGTATGTCAGATTATTCAGAATCTCTCATTAAATCATTGATTAATAAAGTAAAAGAATATCCTCGTTTTTCAAACAAAGAAATAGAGAAATTTTGTTGGATGGCGGTACATGAGTATAAGCATGGAGTTTTACCTTCTGAATATGACATTAGGGAGATAGATGAGGAACTTTATTTAGAACTTTTGCAAGAATTTAAATCAAATATCAAGTAAATAATTTCTATATTAGATTTTACAATTATTAAAAAAATATTTTAATTAAATGCCTTATTAATGCACTAATTAGTCTATTTAAATATGATTAATTAAAAGAAAAAATTTAATGTCTACATCCTTTAAAAATGTCACGCCAACAGGTCCTGGTGGAACAGCAACATTATTGATTGTTTTGTCTTTTACTGGTTTTCTTTTGCTCACCCAATCTCTCTTTGTTGTTCCTTCTGGACAAGTTGCAGTTATTACAACACTAGGGAAAGTCAGTGGCCCCTCTAGGAGAGCTGGTTTAAACTTTAAAATTCCATTTGTTCAGTCTGTATATCCATTCGATATAAAAACCCAAGTTCAACCCGAAAAATTTGAAACTTTAACTAAAGATCTGCAAGTGATTAGGGCTACAGCTACTGTTAAGTATTCAGTAAAACCTAACGAAGCAGGAAGGATCTTCGCAACGATTGCAAGTAGAAATAGTGATGTTTATCAAAAAATTGTTCAGCCATCTTTGCTAAAAGCTTTAAAATCAGTCTTTTCTCAATATGAGCTAGAAACAATTGCTACTGAATTCGCAGTAATTTCTGAAAAAGTAGGTGACACTGTTGCACAAGAACTTAACTCATTTGATTATGTAGATGTTAAAAGTTTAGATCTTACTGGATTAGAGATTGCTGAAGAATATAGAGCTGCGATCGAACAAAAGCAAATAGCCGGTCAGCAATTACTAAGAGCAAAAACAGAAGTTGAAATTGCTGAACAAGAAGCACTTAGATATGAGACATTAAATAGAAGTCTCGACGATCAGGTCCTTTTCAAATTATTTCTCGACAAATGGGATGGTAGTACACAAGTTGTACCTGGCCTGCCGGGCTCTGAAGGAAGTGGCCCCCCAGTAATAGTTGGCGGTAGAAGATAATTATTTAAATTAATATTTCTAAAAGTTTAATCATTTACTAATTTTTCTTTAAGGAAATTAACAGTAAATGATTATTTCTTTATTGCATTAAAAGATTCGTCAAAAGCCTCGATAGTTTTATCAATTTCTTCTTCGTTGTGAGCTAGCGATGTGAAACCGGCTTCAAAAGGACTTGGGGCTAAATAAATTCCTCGTCGAAGCATTTCTCTATGCAACTTACCAAAAAGTTCGGCATCATTTGTTTTGGCTTCATCAAAGTTCCTTACTGGCCCATCACATAAGAAAAATCCAAACATAGCGCTTACACTTCCACCATTAATAGCTATACCGTTATTTTCTGCAGACTGAATTATCCCTTCAATTAATCTAGAAGTTGTTGCATCAAGTTTATCGTATGTACCATCTTGTTTGAGCAGTTCAAGAGTTTTTATTCCAGCAGTCATTGCGAGTGGATTACCGCTCAAAGTGCCCGCTTGGTAAACAGGTCCTGAAGGAGCTACCATGGACATTATTTCTTTCTTGCCTCCATAGGCTCCAACAGGTAGGCCTCCACCAATTACTTTCCCAAGGGTGGTTAAATCAGGAGTTACTCCAAACTTTTCTTGTGCGCCTCCATAACTTATTCTGAATCCAGTCATTACTTCGTCAAAAACTAATAGGGATCCATTCTCAGTTGTTAATTCTCTTAATCCTTCCAAGAAACCAGGTTCTGGAGTAATAAATCCAGCATTGCCAACGATAGGCTCAAGAATAACTCCCGAAATGGCATCAGGGTTTTCAGAAAATAATTTTTTTACTGCTTCAAGGTCATTGTAGGGAGCAGTAAGTGTGTTGGCAGTTGTCGTCCGTGGAACACCTGGAGAATCTGGCAAACCTAGAGTAGCCACACCTGATCCTGCTTTCACTAAAAACATATCTGCATGACCGTGATAGCAACCGTCAAATTTAATAACTTTATCTCTTCCAGTAAATGCTCGCATAAGTCTCAAAACAGCCATGCATGCTTCAGTTCCACTATTAACGAATCTAACCATTTCTACAGATGGGACTGCATCAATTACCATTTCAGCAAGTTTATTCTCTAGAACGCATGGAGCACCAAAGCTCGTGCCTTTCTCAATTGCTTCCTGTAATGCTGTTGTAACTTCAGGGTGGGCATGTCCACATATAGCTGGCCCCCAACTTCCTATATAGTCAATATATCTATTTCCATCAATATCCCAAGCAAAAGGACCTTTGACTCTATCAAAAACTATTGGCTGGCCTCCTACTGACTTAAAAGCTCTTACTGGAGAGCTTACTCCTCCTGGCATTAGTTGTTGGGCGGCGGAGAAAATCTCTTCTGATTTGGTGTATTTTAATATGTCAGTCACAATTTAGATAAATGATGTTTTGAGAAAAATTTTGTCATGTTCTAAATTAGAAATAAGTAAAAATTTTGTCAATTAGATTGAAATTCTACATTATGATATTTTTATTGCGATAGTTTGGATTGTAAATTATTAATTTTAAAGAAATAATGATAAAAAACAATTCTATTTTGGATAACTCTTTATTTATAAGCGTTTTCAGGCACTAAAGAAATTTAATTTATTTTATTTATATTTCGAAGAAATTATCCTCATCCTCAAAAAAATTTTCATTTATTTCGTTTAAGTTAAGATCTATCATTACTGGGGCATGATCACTTGGACGCAAATTTCCTCTAGGTGAGCTGTCTATAACAGAACTTTTAAGTTTTGATGACAGTTCTTTGCTGATATAAATGTGGTCTATTCTCCAACCTTTATTTAATTCAAATGCATTATTACGGTAATCCCACCAACTCCAATGGCCAGTATTTTGTTCAAAAATCCTGAAAGAATCTATTAATCTTTTTTTCAGAACATTATTTAGTGCATTTCTCTCTATCTCAGATGCCATTATTCCGCCTTCATATTTCATTGGATCATGAATATCCAAGTTAGATGGAGCAACATTAAAATCACCCATTAGACAAATTAATTCTCCTTTTTGTTCTTGCTCATCCAGAAATGAAGCTAAACAATTTAACCAATTAATTTTGTATTCGAACTTACTAGATTCTAAAGAAGATCCGTTTGGCACATAGACATTTATGATTTTAATACCATTAATATCTGCAGAAATTAATCTTTTTTGATCTAGGAAAATTTCGATATTTTGATTAGATTCGGTACAACCATAGAATCCTTTTTTAACATTTTCTGGCTTTATTTTAGAGACAATAGCCACACCATTGTATGACTTTTGTCCGTAGACCTCTACGGAGTATCCTAATTTTTCAAAAGGTTCAACAGGGAAACTATTATCCATCACTTTTGTTTCCTGCAAACACAGAATATCTGGATTAACCTGATTAATCCAATCTATTATTTGTGAAAGTCTGGTTCTTATAGAGTTAACATTCCAAGTTGCTATTAACAAATTTCTACTAAAATATGTAAAATTAAGTTAGCAAAGAATTTTGGTGTTAAAGAATTTTGAAATTAAATAAAATGAAAAATTATTTTTGCAAAAGCCTTCCTAAACCAATAACTTTTGTAATTTTTTTTATTTTGTTAAATTCCTTAAAAGGTAATTACCTAAATGCTGAATATTTATTTAAAGAATTAGAAATTGATACCTCAACTAAAACAGAAGATGATAGTTCAGTTATTCCGACCAATCCTTTTGAACTTGTGGAAATGATTCGAAGACAAAATAGTATGAATGATGCGACTAATCCTTCTGATGCTATTGATGATGCGTTAAAGTCTTTTAATAGTCTGGAGGGAAAACAAGAAATTTAATACGATAAATTGTTATTTTCAAATTTTTAATATGTTAAAAAACCCTATCCCAAAAGTTACTAACCAATTGCAGCACAGAGCAATCGGAATTATTAATGGTAAATTTACTCCCCATGGTATTGAACAATTAAATAGGGGCTTTTTAATTGATAATAAAGGCGAAAAAATTGAAACAGTAGTACTAGGTAAAGCATTATCACTTTTAAAAAAGCATATTGATTTAAAGAAAAATTATTATTGGATTGTTTATCCAAAGAATAAAAATACTGAAAACTTACATTTACAGGTTGCAGGCATCTGGGATCCTTATCAATTGAATGATTTCCCAAATGATTCTTCAAACACTAACTTCTCTAAATTATTAGAAGAATTAGATCTAAAAGACAATTATTTTTCTGTTAGAGGAGAATTAGTTTTTGTTAACACTAAAAAGAAAGAAATTGTTATTAAAGTTTGCTCAGCTATAAAGTCAAAAAATTTAAAAAACAAAAATTTTAAATTGGTTATAAAAGGAGAGCTTTCTCTTGAACTTCTTCATAGTTTTGTAAGTTTAGATATCAACAGAAATGGAAATTCTTTGGAATTAATAAAGTACGAAGTGATTGAAAAAAATCTTTCTTAAAATAACTAGAATGAAAGGTTGATTCCACCGCAATTTTACCAAATAAGAAATCTTTGATTTATGGAAGATGTTTTAATTGAATGTTCTCCTGGTATCTCTGGAGATATGTTGTTAGGAGCTTTTTATGATTTAGGGGTGCCTAAAAAAGTCATTGAACAACCACTTATTGATCTTGGATTAAAGGATCTATATCAACTAGAGTTTAAAGAATCAAAAAGTTGTTCAATAAGAGGTGTCAAGGCAAAGGTTGAGAATATTGATGGTAGTACTATCAAAAGAAATTGGAGAAGTATTAAAGAACTTATTTTAAATGGCCACTTAGAGGATAAATTAAAAAAATTAATTTATGAAGTTTTTGAATCTTTAGCAATTGCCGAAGGAAAAGTACATGGTATCAAGTCTGAGGATGTTCATTTTCATGAAATTGGAGCTATAGATTCATTGGTGGATATCATTGGAGTATGTGCTGCATTAAAGTATTTAAATCCAAAGAAGGTTTATTGTAATGAACCAATGTTGGGGAAAGGTTTTGTTCAGACTGAACATGGAAAATTATCTGTACCACCTCCTGCTGTAATAGAGCTAGTAAGACAAAAAAATATTAAGGTTTTATCAAAC encodes the following:
- the xth gene encoding exodeoxyribonuclease III, whose protein sequence is MLIATWNVNSIRTRLSQIIDWINQVNPDILCLQETKVMDNSFPVEPFEKLGYSVEVYGQKSYNGVAIVSKIKPENVKKGFYGCTESNQNIEIFLDQKRLISADINGIKIINVYVPNGSSLESSKFEYKINWLNCLASFLDEQEQKGELICLMGDFNVAPSNLDIHDPMKYEGGIMASEIERNALNNVLKKRLIDSFRIFEQNTGHWSWWDYRNNAFELNKGWRIDHIYISKELSSKLKSSVIDSSPRGNLRPSDHAPVMIDLNLNEINENFFEDEDNFFEI